The Silene latifolia isolate original U9 population chromosome X, ASM4854445v1, whole genome shotgun sequence genome contains the following window.
CAGAACTAATGAAGGAGATAGCGGGCCGAGAAAGTTTATAGCAGCCGAGGTTTGAGTATGTGTTCATGTAACAAttcattttgtctcctttataaTGTCACAATTAACTTCATTTAGTCAACTTTGACGGTTATTTTCTCAAAATATATAATAAAACTTTTACTAGAATAATTATTTCCTCGAAAGAACAAACTTCATTCTCTTATTTCTTCGCAAAGAGGGGAAAAATAAATTGTCAGGTTACACTTTCCTATTAAtacaacaaaatacaactttccGACTAATAAACCAAGCAATCTCCTTTCTTTTTCAATATCGTACTCAGAGTCTACACTTCAATAGTTCACTACGGAACATAAATGAAGAAACATTCACTAAGTATATAATCATGCAACTAGAATAAAAACTACTCAAACTGTTAGTAATGATGAAAAACTGCATGCTCTAGAGTCCAGACCATCTCGGTCTGTTATTATGTAACTGTGGTGCCACGAATCTCTAACCGTTGCTTCTTTAATTTTTagttatttatatttttaaaggGTTTTCCCCTCAATAggacagaaatgcaataaacagAAAAGCATTTACAACTTAAAAAAACTCCGACATTCATGAATTCAAGAGACTGTTAAAGACATGACGATGGGTAACAACTAACAAGCTGGCAGAACAATGACATAATGCAACAAGAATCGAAAGAATTACGGTTCAAGGAAAGAAAGTTACCTGCATTTTTCCGGTCAAGACCACAGGCTTAACTGAATCGTACAGTCCAAAGTACAGACCACGGTAGACAATGATACCAACGCAGGAAATGTTGAACCCACGGTATAACCCAGCAAGACCATCAGATGCCCATGTCTTACGGTAGACATCGACAAGACCATTGAACTGCCTCTCTCCTCCCTTCTTGGCAGCCTTAGAGTCATTAGCAAGACGAGTACGGGCGTAGTCAAGTGAGTaaacaaagaacaaagatgagGCACCAGCAGCACCACCAGATGCCAAGTTTCCAGCAAACCACTTCCAGTAACCGTCTCTGTCCTTCTTGAAGTTGAACATTCTCTTGAAGTAGTCCTTAAAAGCAAAGTTCAAGGCCTGACAGAAACAAAACATGTTAGGTGTATACTAATTAAATGATTGAATaaacaaaattgaaaaaaaaaaaatggcctTACGACATACCTGAGTGGGGAAGTAACGGATGACATTAGCGGTGTttcctctccacaaggcaagCATACCCTCTTCCTTAATTGTTCTCCCGAAGCAGTCACCAATGCCCTTGTAGGGCTCGGAAAGACGACCAGCCTTGAGCATTTCATCTTGGTTCTGAATCAAAAGCTTCACACGCTCAATTGGGGCAGCTGCGGTTTTAGAGACGGCGGCAGAAACACCTCCCATAAGAAAATCGATTGCAAAAGCACCCAATCCTTTCTCTTGTGGAGCATAAGCAACAACCGGGCTAGTCATGTTGTTAACAAATGATAGATCTTGGGTAGCACGGGTTGGGAATTGAAAGGCTGCATTTGTGTAGTTTCCGTAGGTCCGCCTTTGGTGAACACCTGGGTTTTGGAATGACCCATAACGAGCTTGTGTGATTTGTGATAAGccattgggaaggtaaagttgaCCAGCTGTTTTCTTGTTCATCTCAGCCATTGCAACTAATCCCCTGGAAGATAAAAGTAGAAATTAAAAAAAACATGTGTAAGACGACAAGAGAAAAACAACATCATCTAATGCACAGACCAAACATCAGCACTCGAAAAGCCTAAGCTAAGCATTGGATCGAGGCAGAAGCAAACCAATAAAAAGTCGAGTCTCATGTAACACAGTTTTATACTCCATAACTTTTAGTGTCAAACTAAATTATAACTAAAGCTTAAATGGTGAATAATCACCGTT
Protein-coding sequences here:
- the LOC141619401 gene encoding ADP,ATP carrier protein 1, mitochondrial-like — translated: MAEMNKKTAGQLYLPNGLSQITQARYGSFQNPGVHQRRTYGNYTNAAFQFPTRATQDLSFVNNMTSPVVAYAPQEKGLGAFAIDFLMGGVSAAVSKTAAAPIERVKLLIQNQDEMLKAGRLSEPYKGIGDCFGRTIKEEGMLALWRGNTANVIRYFPTQALNFAFKDYFKRMFNFKKDRDGYWKWFAGNLASGGAAGASSLFFVYSLDYARTRLANDSKAAKKGGERQFNGLVDVYRKTWASDGLAGLYRGFNISCVGIIVYRGLYFGLYDSVKPVVLTGKMQDSFFASFALGWVITNGAGLASYPIDTVRRRMMMTSGEAVKYKGSMDCFAQILKNEGAKSLFKGAGANILRAVAGAGVLAGYDKLQVLVFGKKYGSGGA